In the genome of Flavobacteriaceae bacterium YJPT1-3, the window TGCCTGATGCTTTTCTATGTAATCGTTTAATGACCAGCTATGAGTTGCCGGGAGGATGGTATAATATTTACCTAAATCATAGGTATAAAAAGAATCTGAACTTGTGATCATCTCTTCGTGAATTTTTTCACCAGGTCGAATACCCACTACTGGCTTTTCGCAACTTGGTCCTATAGCCTCAGCTACATCCATTATTCTATAACTCGGAATTTTAGGAATAAATATTTCCCCGCCCCAGGCGTGCTCAAGTGCATGCATGACCATTTCAACACCTCCTCGTAAAGAGATATTGAATCTTGTCATATTAGGATCAGTAATTGGCAAAACACCTTCGTACTTTTTCTTATTTAGAAAGAAGGGGATTACCGATCCATTGGAACCCATAACGTTTCCGTATCGAACGACGGAGAAGCGGATAGGATTTTCACCTTTTATATTATTGGCAGCTACAAAGAGTTTATCCGAAGTCAATTTGGTAGCACCATAAAGATTTATTGGTGCACAGGCTTTGTCCGTAGATAGAGCCACAACTCGCTCAACTTTCGTTTTTAAACAAGCATCAACGACGTTCTCCGCTCCACCTATATTGGTTTTTATGCACTCATCCGGATTATACTCGGCTATATGAACATGCTTCATTGCGGCTGCGTGAATAACATAATTAATCCCTTGCATGGCCCGAGTTAATCGATCTTTATCGCGCACATCTCCAATAAAGAATCTAATTTGTGGAAAGTCCCTCTTTGGATATTCTTGTGCCATTTGAAATTGCTTCTGCTCATCGCGCGAAAATATAACCAGTCGCTTGACATTGGGATAATTTTCAAAAATGTAAGAAACCAAGGCCTTTCCCAGAGAACCTGTTCCTCCAGTTATTAAAATTGATTTATTCGATAAGTTCATAGTTGCACTCTAATTTATTTATTTACCCCACACAAATCCAGAATCAATTTATATGGATCACTGGACAACTCGTGAAATTAATCACGTCAAATATTATTCCTTTTAAAACTCAAGTAAAACCATTCATAGCCAAACAAAAAAACTAGACTAAAAAATAGCCCCGTAAATAAGCACACAAGGATTATTCTAAATTTCCCTAAACCAGCTTTTTGATTTGGTACTACGGGTGATTGAATCACCGTAAACACGGGAGTATCCTGTTTGACCTGTAATCGTTGCGATTCAACTTGTTGCGCCAATTGATTATAAACATTGAAGGCTAAATCATATTCCGACTGTAAGCGCTCCAGTTCTGTAGACCCACGTGCCGTATTACTAAATAAGTTACGATCTCTATAATTCGCCAACGAAATTTGAGCTTTCTCAAATTCATTTTGCTTTTCGGTATATCGGCTTTCTAAAAATTCCAACTGTGTTTTGGCCTTTTCAATATGCATTTCAATGATGGTCTGTTGCAGTTTTTGTTTGGCAGCATTGGCCAGTTGGGCAGCAGCCTTAGCTTCCGGCATAGTGCTTTCAATAGTGATGTACCCTTCCTTTTCATTTAAGGTTATACTCAATTTTTGATCAATTTTTTCTAATAATTGTCTATCGGTAGTTGAAAGCACTTCAATTGAATAATTAAGAATATTACTAGTTCCTTCAATATTCTTCTCCTTGTTTTTAAATAATATATTCGGTAGGCCAAAAGTATATTTGTACACTAAAGATAGAACGCTAGGCTGATAATAATCAGTATAATATTGCCTAAAACTAACTGGTGCATCGATTTTTTCAAATTCTAATTTAGCATCCAATAATTTCTTTTTGTAGCTTACACTATTAAAGATTTTAGGGTATAAAACAGGTGATAATTCTGAATTAGACATGCTTCCTAAATTAATACCTGCCAACGCGGCCAAACCTCCTAAATTTCCAGATACTCTAACTCCTCCAGACGTTTGCGGCACTAATGTGGTTGTTGATGTGTATTGATCTTCGGAAAAGAAAGCCACAAACAACCCCAAAAGAAAACTTACGAAGATTACTTTTAAAATTATTCTTCGCTTTTCCCAGTAAAAAAAAGTAAAGCAATTAAATCAATACTTTCTTCAGTAAAGATTTTATTTTTAGACGCATTCTTTTCCATTCTGTTCTAGTTTGACAACCTGTCAATAATCAATCCAATAGTGCCTAACCCCGTAGTCAAAGCAACTATTTCCTGTATACTCAATCCACCCTTACTCTCCGGTTTCGGCGGTACGAGAATTACGGCCCCGGGTTCCAATCGAGGATAGTTTCTAAATAGTAAAAAGCTACTGGTCGCCTTCACATCGCCATTGGCATAAATGACATATACCTTATTCTTTTTTGCGTTCGACGTAAAGCCACCGGAGCCATTGATGTATTGCTTTAAACCTTTTCCTTTATCGAAACGGATTAAAGACGGAGCCAATACCTCTCCACGTACTTCTACGGTTTGCTTTTTGCTAGGAACCGAAAGCACGTCCCCTTCATTTAAAATGATGTCGTATTTTGATCCTGCTCCTCCATCCTCCAGGATTTCTTTAAGATTGATTCCGATACGGAATTCTTGATCATCTTCCTTCACATCCACAATCGAATCGCGAAAGGCAAGATCTTCTAATAACTCTTCTTGTTGTTCCTCCTCTTTGCCCGTTTTCTTTCTGATCAAGGTGGCACCTTCAACATAAGCATAAGGCGATAATCCGCCTGCTCTTCGTACGAGGTCTGAAACACGCTCATCTTTACTGACAATGGTATAGACACCCGGAAAACTGACTTCTCCCTGAACTTCAACATCCTTTAAGGGTGCAAAACCCTCCAAATAGCGTACAGAAACTCGATCAAAAGGTTCCAGATAAAAATCTGCACCCTGAGTCAGCTCCAAATCTTTCGTGCTACTCCATTGAAAACTTCTACTCAACGTTTCAAATTCTCCGTCATTGATCCGTCTGAAAATATCAATCACTTTGGGATTGGCTCCTTCATTAAAACCATCGGCCAAGGCGATAAAATCGGCCACGTTTAAACTGTCAATAAAGGGTATCGTTTGCGGACTATTTACGGCACCATTGATAGTCAGGGTGCGCTTTTCGCGTAAGGTGTTTTTATTGTAGACATGAACACTATCTGATTTCCTTAAGAAGATCTCGACCTGATCATTTAAAACTTCTCCCACATTAAAGGATAATGCGCTTCGATTCACTCCGTCATCAGTGCGATAAATTACACCCCGATTGAGGAAAGCATCCTTTCTTACTCCAAGAGCTTTATCAATGAGCCTTCCAACGGTTAAGCCCTCCATGTATTCATAGGATCCAGGATTATAAACGGCCCCGCCAATACTCACCCGATTCACAAAGCGATCACTAATCGCGTTTACGATGACTTTATCTCCATCTTCAAAAGAAAGATTAGCATCCCGAAGCGAAACTTCCAGCACGACCTTTTGAGAACCCTCTATTCGCTCGACCACCGCCAGATCTCGATAAGCTTCTCCCGTATACCCTCCAAAGTAATTCATTAGGTTGGCGAAATTCTCGCCTGCTCTCAATTCATAATAGCCCTCTCGCTTTACCGCTCCTTCTACTTCTACTCGATTTATATAAGGTTTTACGATGATCACGTCTTGATCCTTTAAGGTAAGATTTCCCTGCTGACTTCCATTGATTAGATAATCATACATGTCAAAAACAGCCACTTCTTCCCCATTGCGTACCAGTCGGATTTCGCGAAAAGTTCCTGATTCCTTTGGCCCACCCGCAGCATAAAGCGCATTCAAGACCGTAGACAATCCATTTAAGGCATAGGTGCCCGGCACTTCTACTTCCCCAATCACATTAACAGAAACTGTTCTTATCTCTCCTACGGTGATGGACGTAAACACTTTGTACGGACTGTTAGCAGCAGCACGAATCCCGGAATATATTCTGCTCAAAGAACTATTAATCTTAGCTTTTGCCTCGGTCAGAGAGAGTCCGTTGAGATTGATTAACCCTAGGTTGGGTATCCGAACAGTACCCTCAGGAGAGACAGCCAATTCATACGAATTCTCAGCGGCACCGTAAACCTCAATTTGTAATACATCGCCTGGGCCTATTTGATAATTTTCGGGGGTCGCTAAATTAAGATTAGGCGTAAAACTGATGTTAGGATTGGTAAAAAAATCTTTACCAAAGATGGGGCTGCTTTCGCGAAAGCTTAAGGTATCCCTGCCCCGCAAACCAAATAACGGATTCTCTTCTTGGAGTTTTTCCCCGTAAAGATCGGTTTGCTTTTTATCTTTTTCCCCTTGCTTGGTAAGTTCCAAATTCCGAATACGGCGCTTCAATTTGGCGACCTGTAAAGCTGACATGCCTCTAGCCAAAGCAATGCTTTCGAGTTCCTCTAAGGTATATCCCTGTTCTTGAGCTTGCTGCCAGTAATTGGCAATCTGCTCATCAGACAATTCATCCACCTGAACATTTTGAATCTGACTTGTAGTCAAATCCTGTCCGTAAGACTGACCAAACGAGATCAATAGAATACTCAATAAGATGATACGTGTCCCTAATTTTCTCATGAAGATTAAATAAAATCGTTTTAGTTAGTCACCGTATTCCCATCACCTATGCAGTAATAAGAAAAGCCTTTTTTTTCTAAATCCTTATCCTTCAGAAGCGCCCGACCATCAAAAACAAAGGCGGGTTTAAACATAGCTTCAAAAATGAAATCCCAATCATAATCCATAAACTCATCCCATTCGGTCAAAATGGCCAAAGCGTGGGCATGATCGACCGCCTCTTTATAGTTATCGACTACCTGAACCAAGCGTTCATTTTCTGCTTCAGATCGAGTGCCTAAATAATTGAGGTCACTCAGCATTTGTTGCCTAGTCACTTTAGGATCGTACACCACGATTTCCGCCTGCTCACTCAACAAATAATCAGCCACGTAGATCGCAGCTGATTCTCGGGTATCGTTGGTATCCTTTTTAAAGGCCCAACCCAACATAGCAATCTTTTTACCCGAAACCGTATTATACAAGGTACGAACTATCTTTTCAGCAAATCTACGTTTCTGATGATCATTCATCCGGATCACCTGCTCCCAATAGTCAGCCACCTCCTGTAAACCATACGACTTGGCGATGTACACCAAATTGAGAATATCCTTTTGAAAGCAAGAGCCACCAAAGCCTACTGAGGCCTTTAAAAATTTAGGCCCTATCCTACTATCTGTACCTATCGCCTTAGCCACTTCATCGACGTCTGCCCCGGTCACTTCACATAATTCAGACATGGCGTTAATAGAGGAAACGCGTTGAGCCAAAAAAGCATTGGCCGTTAATTTTGAGAGTTCAGAAGACCACACATTGGTGGTCAAAATGCGATCACTAGGCACCCACTGCCTATAGATCTGAACTAGGGCTTCCATGGCTTTTTTGCCTCGTTCGGTAGATTCTCCCCCAATGAGAACTCGATCAGGATTTTGTAGATCTTGAACTGCTGTACCTTCGGCTAAAAATTCCGGATTAGACAAAATGTCAAAATGAACATCCTTACCGGTATTTTCCAGGATATTTTTGAGTGCCTCAGCAGTTCTCACCGGCAAGGTGGATTTCTCGACTACAATTTTATCCGTAGTGGCCACCTTGGCAATTTGACGCGCACAAAGCTCAATGTATTTTAGATCGGCAGCCATCCCCTTTCCAATTCCATAGGTTTTGGTTGGTGTATTGACCGAGATAAAGATCATATCTGCGTCTACAATAGCCTGTTCAACATCGGTTGAAAAGAAAAGATTTCGGCCTCTGGCCTCTTCTACGACTTTCGAAAGACCCGGCTCATAAATAGGAAGCTTATCTAAAGGTCCATTCCAAGCCTCTATTCGCTCCTCATTTATATCAACTATATTGACAATAATATTTGGACATCGCTGTGCGATAACGGACATGGTGGGCCCTCCAACATACCCGGCTCCAATACAACAAATATTCTTTACCTGCATAGTGTTTTAATCAAATGCAAAACTACAATTATTATATGGTTCCCTAAAGGGAGCTCTAATGACAATTAAAGAAGTTCCGGGTGGCTCTCACTGAGTTGATCATAGATATCCTTGACATCCTGTGCATTTTCTTTCCGCACAATCAAAATGCTATCCGCAGTATCCACCACAATGCAATTTTGCAAGCCTATAAAAAAAGCAGGTCTGCCGGAACCAATGAACATGTTTCCCTTAGAATCTATCGGATGACCACTCCCCTTCAAATAATCATAAAGCGCCGTATAGCTGCCCATATCGCTCCATTCAAAATGGCTTGGCACCACTTTTAAAAGATCGCTTTTTTCCATCACGGCATAGTCGATACTCACATTTGGGATAGCCTCAGAGGCTGACGCGTTCATTTTAGCTCCCTGTCGCTGCTCAAAAGCGGCTGAAGCTGCCTTGAAAATAGCAGGGGCTAACCGCTCCAGCTCCGCTAAATACACTTGGGCCTTAAAACAAAACATTCCACTGTTCCATAGATAGCCTCCCGACTCAACGTATCGCTTAGCAAGCTCCCTAGTTGGTTTTTCTTTATAAGAGATCACCTTTTCTCCATCGAATTCGATGTATCCAAAACCGGTCTCCGGTTCTTTTGGGAATACCCCAAAAGTGACGAGAGCTCCGTCTCTAGCTAATTGAAAAGCACGACGCAGAGCGCGGTCATAAGATTCACCCTCTTTAATGATATGATCGGCTGGAGTTACGAGTAAAATGTCATTCGGTTGACTTGACATGGCTGCGAATGCCACAGCAGCTGCCGTGTTCTTGGCTACTGTCTCCGTCAATAGGGTAGCTTTATCAATCTTGAGATTCTTTAAACCCACTTTGGACCAATGTTCATTTTCTATGTTTCCAACCACGAGAAGATGATCGGTAAACTTTGCATTCCGCTTAATCGTTTTTTCGAATAGGGATTCTCCCTCGAAAATATCTAGGTATTGTTTTGGCTTGTTCTTTCGGCTCAATGGCCATAAACGGCTTCCCACTCCTCCAGTCAACACGACATGATTTACTTTCATTGTTGCATTTTATTTAAAACGACTTCCCAGGGCTCATTAGCTACACCAAACATACTCTTTATTTTACATGAATCGAGCACGGCATAGGCCGGTCTTTTTGCTGTTAACGCTAAATGAGAAGTTGGTATTGGCGTAACCTCCGATGTTGGAAAATCTTGCTGTACTATCGCTTTCGCGAAAGCATACCAACTCGCACTCCCTTCATTACTGAAATGGTAGATCCCCTTATTGGTCTCGTCCATTTGTGGGATCATCGTAATAAGAGCTGCAGCAAGAGAACTTGCAGACGTAGGCGATCCAATCTGATCACCGACCACCCTTAGTTCCATACCCCGTTGGGCTTTAGCAAGAACACTTTTATAAAAGTTATGACCGTACTCACTATACACCCAGGAAGATCGTACAATCGCGTATTTTTTTAATTTGGAGCGCAAGATGACTTCTTCTCCAGCACGCTTTGAGGCCCCGTACACACTAATAGGATTTGGCTGATCTTCTTCCGTATACGGAGTTCTTTTCTGACCATCAAAAACATAATCGGTGGACAGATGGATCAAAGCTGTTGCCCTGCCCTCTATCGCCTCAATAAGATTTTTAACGCCACCTTCATTGATGCTGTATGCCAATTCGCTTTTTTCCTCCGCTTGGTCTACTTGGGTGTAGGCCGCCGTATTGATGATCACATCCGGCTTCCACTGCGCAATAAATTCAGCGACCTGATCGGGCTTCGTGAGGTCTAATTCTGAACGCGTGGCGAATTTAAAGATAAATCCAGTGTCCTCAAGATTTTGGATGGCTGTCGCCAACTGTCCCCCGCCTCCGGTAACCAGTACTCTTGGTTTACCACGCATAACTTTCGGTCATTACTTCAGCAAAAGTGGGCCAACTCCTGTCTTTTTCAGAAACTAAGGCCTTCGAATCGGGTATTTCCCAATCTATATCTAGGTCGGTATCATTAAAAACAATGCCAGATTCAGCCTGAGGATTATAGAAAGTATCACACTTATAAAGCACCTTGGCCTGATCGGAAAGTACGGAGAAACCATGTGCGAACCCCTTGGGCAAAAAAAGCTGTAATCCGTTATCTGCTGATAATTCTTGAGTGATGACCTGACCAAACGTCTTGGAGGTGGCACGCAGATCGACTCCTACGTCCAAAATATTCCCTTCTACCACCCGGATCAGCTTTGATTGCGCATGAGGTGGTTTTTGAAAATGTAAGCCGCGTAAGACTCCGTACGTTGACACGCTTTCATTATCCTGCACAAAGCTTATATCTAAACCGGTCCGTTCTTGAAAAGTTCGGGCGTGGAACGACTCCACAAAGTAGCCCCGAGCATCGCGATGAACATCGGGATTGATCAGGAAAACATCCTTAAATTCGGTCCTATATACGTTCATTCTAATCCTTTTAAATAATCCGCATAAGGAGTGTTGCCGTAATATTCAGCACGCTTCGCCAACTGATCTCTATCAATAAATCCCTGTAATAAAGCAATTTCCTCTATGCACCCGATCTTGAATTGCTGACGGTGCTCAATAGCCTTGACAAAATCAGTTGCCTCTTCCAGAGAGTCAATGGTGCCGGTATCAAACCAGGTCATTCCTCGGCGCAGGGGCACTACAGTCAATTGTCCTTTGAGCAAATACTGATTATTAATCTCGGTGATCTCTAGTTCCCCTCTAGTTGATGGATTAATCGTTTTTGCCATCTTAACCACCTGGTTGTCGTAAAAGTAGATGCCTGGTACTGCAAATTTTGATTTAGGCTGACTTGGTTTCTCCTCAATTAAAGTGGCTTTATTATTCTCGTCAAAAGACACCACTCCATAGCGCTGTGGATCTTTTACCGGAAAGGCAAAAATAACCCCCCCATGAGGTTGGGTCTGGTCTTGAAGCATCTGGGTGAGTCCGTTTCCATAAAAAATATTGTCTCCCAGTATCAGGCAAACAGGATCGGCACCAATAAAATCAGCACCAATTAGAAAAGCTTCGGCAATGCCGTTGGGTTCATCTTGAACCGCATATTCAAAAGTGCATCCTAGCTCCCTTCCGTCCCCCAACAGTCTCTTGAATGCCTCTTGGTCATGTGCAGTCGTAATGATCAAAATTTCCCGGATACCGGCTAGCATAAGTACCGACAAAGGATAGTAGATCATGGGCTTATCGTAAACCGGAAGCAATTGCTTACTCACCGCTATGGTGAGTGGGTATAATCGCGTCCCGGTGCCTCCGGCTAGAATGATTCCTTTCATACAGTTTTATAATGTCGCTCGTAATATGTCTTGTAGGCCCCGGATGCAACTTCTGTGAGCCAATCGGGATGGTCCAGGTACCAATCAACAGTCTTGCGCAAGCCCTCCTGAAAGTTCGTTTTAGGTTTCCAGCCTAATTCCTTCCTTATTTTCGAGGCATCAATGGCGTAACGCTTATCGTGCCCAGCACGATCGCTTACATATGAAATCAAAGACGCACTGTGACCTTTCTTTCGGGAAAGTTTTTCATCCATTATATCACAGAGCTGATGCACCAAGTCAATGTTCTTCCATTCATTATTCCCGCCAATAAGATAGGTAGACCCGGGTGTGCCTTTTTGCAAGCAAGTCCAAATGGCATCTATATGATCTTCCACATACAACCAATCGCGTACCTGCAGTCCGTCTCCATAGACAGGCAAAGGCTGTTCATGGATGCAATTATTAATCATGAGCGGTATCAATTTTTCAGGAAACTGATAGGGACCGTAATTATTCGAACAATTGGAGACGATATAAGGCAATTGATAAGTTTCACCATAGGCGCGTACAAAATGGTCCGAGCTCGCTTTGGAGGCCGAATACGGCGATCTGGGGTCGTAAGGCGTATTTTCATTAAAAAAACCTTCAGGACCCAGGGAGCCAAATACCTCATCGGTACTGATGTGGTAAAACAGTTTATTCCGAAAGTCTCCATTCCAATGATGAAGACAAGCATTGAGCAGATTAAGTGTCCCTAAAACATTGGTCTCCGCAAATAGCGTAGGATTTGAAATCGAACGATCTACATGACTCTCTGCAGCTAGGTGAATAACCACATTGATTTCATGCTTTTTTAAGATCTGTTGCACGAGACTGGTATCGCAAATATCGCCTTTAATGAAGGTATAGTTAGAAGCCGACTCGATATCTCTCAAATTGGCCAGATTACCGGCATAGGTCAACAAGTCTAAATTATAAATTTGATTTCCGGAGTTTAACCCCACGAGATGACGCACGAGGTGTGAACCGATAAAACCGGCTCCGCCTGTGACCAAAATATTGGATTTATAAGCGTCCATCTACGGTCTCGTTTAAGAATCCTTTGACGTCATAAATGACTCCGGGGGAAGTTACCAACTGATTCACCTTAAGATCGGCAAATTCTTGGTGGGCCACTGCAAGGATAACGGCCTGATATTTTGTATTCGAAATCGTCTTTTCTAAATCAAACTGAAATTCTTTATGCACCGCTTCGGCAGAAGCATGCGGATCATAAACCGTAACCTCCGTCCCGAATTCCTTTAAACTGTTGATTACATCTACCACACGTGTATTTCTAACATCTGGACAATTCTCTTTAAAGGTGATACCCAACACCAAAACCTTGGCACCTTTGATGGGAATATTCTTTTGAACCATCAGTTTAACGACCTGACCGGCCACATAATTGCCCATAGAGTCATTCAGTCGGCGCCCCGCCAAAATAATCTCGGGATGATAGCCAATTTCGATCGCTTTTTGAGCCAGGTAGTAGGGATCAACTCCTATACAATGACCCCCCACCAGTCCCGGTTTAAAATTCAAGAAATTCCATTTCGTACCCGCTGCCTCGAGAACCTCAGCCGTGTCAATTCCGAGCGCATTAAAGATTTTAGCGAGTTCATTGACGAATGCGATATTGATATCTCGCTGGGAGTTCTCAATGACCTTGGCCGCCTCGGCAACTTTGATTGATGGGGCCAGATAGGTGCCGGCTTCGACCACCGACGCATACAATCCATCAATCGCTTTGGCGCTTTCTGGCGTTGATCCTGAGGTAACCTTTTTAATTTTCTCTACGGTATGTTTCTTATCTCCTGGATTGATGCGCTCGGGAGAATACCCCACAAAAAAATCAGTATTCAAGCTCAATCCGGAAAGCGCTTCCAGTATGGGTACGCAGATCTCCTCTGTAGCTCCGGGATAGACCGTAGATTCAAAAATAACCGTAGTTCCTTTGCTCATGTTTCGGCCCACGGTAGCCGTAGCCCGTTTTAAGGGTTGGAAATCAGGTTGATTGTTTTGATCTACAGGAGTGGGTACGGTCACTATATAATAATCGCAGCCTGCGAGGTGCTCTTC includes:
- the pseB gene encoding UDP-N-acetylglucosamine 4,6-dehydratase (inverting); translation: MNLSNKSILITGGTGSLGKALVSYIFENYPNVKRLVIFSRDEQKQFQMAQEYPKRDFPQIRFFIGDVRDKDRLTRAMQGINYVIHAAAMKHVHIAEYNPDECIKTNIGGAENVVDACLKTKVERVVALSTDKACAPINLYGATKLTSDKLFVAANNIKGENPIRFSVVRYGNVMGSNGSVIPFFLNKKKYEGVLPITDPNMTRFNISLRGGVEMVMHALEHAWGGEIFIPKIPSYRIMDVAEAIGPSCEKPVVGIRPGEKIHEEMITSSDSFYTYDLGKYYTILPATHSWSLNDYIEKHQAKPVKSGFRYNSGENDKWETVENLRKLIKQHVDPYFEV
- a CDS encoding capsule biosynthesis protein; this encodes MGLFVAFFSEDQYTSTTTLVPQTSGGVRVSGNLGGLAALAGINLGSMSNSELSPVLYPKIFNSVSYKKKLLDAKLEFEKIDAPVSFRQYYTDYYQPSVLSLVYKYTFGLPNILFKNKEKNIEGTSNILNYSIEVLSTTDRQLLEKIDQKLSITLNEKEGYITIESTMPEAKAAAQLANAAKQKLQQTIIEMHIEKAKTQLEFLESRYTEKQNEFEKAQISLANYRDRNLFSNTARGSTELERLQSEYDLAFNVYNQLAQQVESQRLQVKQDTPVFTVIQSPVVPNQKAGLGKFRIILVCLFTGLFFSLVFLFGYEWFYLSFKRNNI
- a CDS encoding SLBB domain-containing protein, with translation MRKLGTRIILLSILLISFGQSYGQDLTTSQIQNVQVDELSDEQIANYWQQAQEQGYTLEELESIALARGMSALQVAKLKRRIRNLELTKQGEKDKKQTDLYGEKLQEENPLFGLRGRDTLSFRESSPIFGKDFFTNPNISFTPNLNLATPENYQIGPGDVLQIEVYGAAENSYELAVSPEGTVRIPNLGLINLNGLSLTEAKAKINSSLSRIYSGIRAAANSPYKVFTSITVGEIRTVSVNVIGEVEVPGTYALNGLSTVLNALYAAGGPKESGTFREIRLVRNGEEVAVFDMYDYLINGSQQGNLTLKDQDVIIVKPYINRVEVEGAVKREGYYELRAGENFANLMNYFGGYTGEAYRDLAVVERIEGSQKVVLEVSLRDANLSFEDGDKVIVNAISDRFVNRVSIGGAVYNPGSYEYMEGLTVGRLIDKALGVRKDAFLNRGVIYRTDDGVNRSALSFNVGEVLNDQVEIFLRKSDSVHVYNKNTLREKRTLTINGAVNSPQTIPFIDSLNVADFIALADGFNEGANPKVIDIFRRINDGEFETLSRSFQWSSTKDLELTQGADFYLEPFDRVSVRYLEGFAPLKDVEVQGEVSFPGVYTIVSKDERVSDLVRRAGGLSPYAYVEGATLIRKKTGKEEEQQEELLEDLAFRDSIVDVKEDDQEFRIGINLKEILEDGGAGSKYDIILNEGDVLSVPSKKQTVEVRGEVLAPSLIRFDKGKGLKQYINGSGGFTSNAKKNKVYVIYANGDVKATSSFLLFRNYPRLEPGAVILVPPKPESKGGLSIQEIVALTTGLGTIGLIIDRLSN
- a CDS encoding nucleotide sugar dehydrogenase; this translates as MQVKNICCIGAGYVGGPTMSVIAQRCPNIIVNIVDINEERIEAWNGPLDKLPIYEPGLSKVVEEARGRNLFFSTDVEQAIVDADMIFISVNTPTKTYGIGKGMAADLKYIELCARQIAKVATTDKIVVEKSTLPVRTAEALKNILENTGKDVHFDILSNPEFLAEGTAVQDLQNPDRVLIGGESTERGKKAMEALVQIYRQWVPSDRILTTNVWSSELSKLTANAFLAQRVSSINAMSELCEVTGADVDEVAKAIGTDSRIGPKFLKASVGFGGSCFQKDILNLVYIAKSYGLQEVADYWEQVIRMNDHQKRRFAEKIVRTLYNTVSGKKIAMLGWAFKKDTNDTRESAAIYVADYLLSEQAEIVVYDPKVTRQQMLSDLNYLGTRSEAENERLVQVVDNYKEAVDHAHALAILTEWDEFMDYDWDFIFEAMFKPAFVFDGRALLKDKDLEKKGFSYYCIGDGNTVTN
- a CDS encoding sugar phosphate nucleotidyltransferase, whose protein sequence is MKVNHVVLTGGVGSRLWPLSRKNKPKQYLDIFEGESLFEKTIKRNAKFTDHLLVVGNIENEHWSKVGLKNLKIDKATLLTETVAKNTAAAVAFAAMSSQPNDILLVTPADHIIKEGESYDRALRRAFQLARDGALVTFGVFPKEPETGFGYIEFDGEKVISYKEKPTRELAKRYVESGGYLWNSGMFCFKAQVYLAELERLAPAIFKAASAAFEQRQGAKMNASASEAIPNVSIDYAVMEKSDLLKVVPSHFEWSDMGSYTALYDYLKGSGHPIDSKGNMFIGSGRPAFFIGLQNCIVVDTADSILIVRKENAQDVKDIYDQLSESHPELL
- the rfbD gene encoding dTDP-4-dehydrorhamnose reductase, with amino-acid sequence MRGKPRVLVTGGGGQLATAIQNLEDTGFIFKFATRSELDLTKPDQVAEFIAQWKPDVIINTAAYTQVDQAEEKSELAYSINEGGVKNLIEAIEGRATALIHLSTDYVFDGQKRTPYTEEDQPNPISVYGASKRAGEEVILRSKLKKYAIVRSSWVYSEYGHNFYKSVLAKAQRGMELRVVGDQIGSPTSASSLAAALITMIPQMDETNKGIYHFSNEGSASWYAFAKAIVQQDFPTSEVTPIPTSHLALTAKRPAYAVLDSCKIKSMFGVANEPWEVVLNKMQQ
- the rfbC gene encoding dTDP-4-dehydrorhamnose 3,5-epimerase, whose protein sequence is MNVYRTEFKDVFLINPDVHRDARGYFVESFHARTFQERTGLDISFVQDNESVSTYGVLRGLHFQKPPHAQSKLIRVVEGNILDVGVDLRATSKTFGQVITQELSADNGLQLFLPKGFAHGFSVLSDQAKVLYKCDTFYNPQAESGIVFNDTDLDIDWEIPDSKALVSEKDRSWPTFAEVMTESYAW
- the rfbA gene encoding glucose-1-phosphate thymidylyltransferase RfbA produces the protein MKGIILAGGTGTRLYPLTIAVSKQLLPVYDKPMIYYPLSVLMLAGIREILIITTAHDQEAFKRLLGDGRELGCTFEYAVQDEPNGIAEAFLIGADFIGADPVCLILGDNIFYGNGLTQMLQDQTQPHGGVIFAFPVKDPQRYGVVSFDENNKATLIEEKPSQPKSKFAVPGIYFYDNQVVKMAKTINPSTRGELEITEINNQYLLKGQLTVVPLRRGMTWFDTGTIDSLEEATDFVKAIEHRQQFKIGCIEEIALLQGFIDRDQLAKRAEYYGNTPYADYLKGLE
- the rfbB gene encoding dTDP-glucose 4,6-dehydratase, with the translated sequence MDAYKSNILVTGGAGFIGSHLVRHLVGLNSGNQIYNLDLLTYAGNLANLRDIESASNYTFIKGDICDTSLVQQILKKHEINVVIHLAAESHVDRSISNPTLFAETNVLGTLNLLNACLHHWNGDFRNKLFYHISTDEVFGSLGPEGFFNENTPYDPRSPYSASKASSDHFVRAYGETYQLPYIVSNCSNNYGPYQFPEKLIPLMINNCIHEQPLPVYGDGLQVRDWLYVEDHIDAIWTCLQKGTPGSTYLIGGNNEWKNIDLVHQLCDIMDEKLSRKKGHSASLISYVSDRAGHDKRYAIDASKIRKELGWKPKTNFQEGLRKTVDWYLDHPDWLTEVASGAYKTYYERHYKTV
- a CDS encoding nucleotide sugar dehydrogenase, which translates into the protein MSKKRLAIIGLGYVGLPLARLFATRYAVLGFDIDIQRVEEINAGHDRTKELTSAVLKKVLNKNVLDKANPGLWAISSEEHLAGCDYYIVTVPTPVDQNNQPDFQPLKRATATVGRNMSKGTTVIFESTVYPGATEEICVPILEALSGLSLNTDFFVGYSPERINPGDKKHTVEKIKKVTSGSTPESAKAIDGLYASVVEAGTYLAPSIKVAEAAKVIENSQRDINIAFVNELAKIFNALGIDTAEVLEAAGTKWNFLNFKPGLVGGHCIGVDPYYLAQKAIEIGYHPEIILAGRRLNDSMGNYVAGQVVKLMVQKNIPIKGAKVLVLGITFKENCPDVRNTRVVDVINSLKEFGTEVTVYDPHASAEAVHKEFQFDLEKTISNTKYQAVILAVAHQEFADLKVNQLVTSPGVIYDVKGFLNETVDGRL